In Equus quagga isolate Etosha38 chromosome 14, UCLA_HA_Equagga_1.0, whole genome shotgun sequence, one DNA window encodes the following:
- the HOOK2 gene encoding protein Hook homolog 2 isoform X5, whose translation MSVDKAELCGSLLTWLQTFHVLPPCTSPQDLSSGLAIASVLNQIDPSWFNEAWLQGISDDPGPNWRLKVLGHPISEQHLPDVSLIGEFSDPEELGKLLQLVLGCAISCEKKQEHIQRIMTLEESVQQVVMEAIQELMTKDTPDSLSSETYGNFDSQSRRYYFLSEEADEGDELRQRCLDLERQLVLLSEEKQNLAQENAVLRERVGRPEGEGATGLTAKKLLLLQSQLEQLQEENFRLESGREDERLRCAELEREVTELQQRNQALTSLAQEAQALKDEIDELRQSSERAGQLEATLNSCRRRLGELRELRRQVRQLEERNAGHAERTRQLEDELRRAGSLRAQLEAQRRQVQELQGQRQEEALKTEKWQFECRNLEEKYESVTKEKERLLAERDSLREANEELRCAQLQPRGLTQADPSLDPTSSAVENLAAEILPAELRETLLRLQLENKRLCQQEAADRERQEELQRHLEDANRARHRLETQHRLNQQQLSELRAQVEDLQKALQEQGGKTEDPISTLLKRKLEEHLQKLHEADLELQRKREYIEELEPPVDGSTAQRIEELQHSLQKKEADLRAMEERYRRYVDKARTVIQTLEPKQRPPGGAPPELYSLRTQLWERDVRIRHLEMDFEKSRSQREQEEKLLISAWYNMGMALQQRTGEERSPAHAQSFLAQQRLATNARRGPLGRLASLNMRPSDKH comes from the exons GTCCTGGGGCATCCCATTTCGGAGCAACACCTCCCAGACGTGAGCCTCATTGGCGAGTTCTCAGACCCAGAAGAGCTTGGCAAGCTGCTTCAGCTGGTGCTGGGCTGTGCCATCAGTTGCGAGAAGAAGCAGG AGCACATCCAGAGAATCATGACCCTGGAGGAGTCAGTTCAGCAAGTGGTGATGGAAGCCATccaggag ctcATGACCAAAGACACCCCTGACTCCCTGTCATCGGAGACCTATGGGAACTTTGATAGCCAG TCCCGAAGGTACTACTTCCTGAGTGAGGAGGCTGATGAGGGGGATGAGCTGCGGCAGCGCTGTCTGGACCTGGAGCGGCAG CTAGTGCTCCTGTCAGAGGAGAAGCAGAACCTGGCGCAGGAGAACGCGGTGCTGCGCGAGCGGGTGGGCCGGCCCGAGGGTGAAGGCGCCACCGGCCTCACTGCCAAGAAGCTGCTGCTGCTACAATCCCAGCTGGAGCAGTTGCAAGAGGAGAACTTCAG GCTGGAGAGCGGCAGGGAGGACGAGCGCCTGCGTTGTGCTGAGCTCGAGCGGGAGGTCACCGAGCTGCAACAGCGAAATCAGGCGCTGACCAGCCTGGCTCAGGAGGCTCAGGCCCTGAAGGATGAGATAGATGAGCTGCG GCAGTCCTCGGAGCGCGCGGGGCAGCTGGAGGCCACGCTGAACAGCTGCCGGCGCCGCCTGGGCGAGCTGCGGGAGCTGCGGCGGCAGGTGCGGCAGCTGGAGGAGCGCAACGCCGGCCACGCCGAGCGCACGCGGCAGCTGGAGGACGAGCTGCGCCGGGCCGGCTCGCTGCGCGCCCAGCTCGAGGCGCAGCGGCGGCAG GTTCAGGAACTGCAGGGCCAGCGGCAGGAGGAGGCCTTGAAGACCGAGAAATGGCAATTCGAGTGCCGCAATCTGGAGGAAAAATATGAGTCGGTGACAAAGGAGAAGGAG CGGCTGTTGGCAGAGCGGGACTCCCTGCGCGAGGCCAACGAGGAGCTGCGCTGCGCCCAGCTGCAGCCGCGGGGGCTGACCCAGGCCG ACCCCTCACTGGATCCCACCTCATCAGCTGTGGAAAATTTAGCAGCGGAGATCCTACCTGCGGAACTCAG GGAGACGCTCCTGCGGCTTCAGCTGGAGAACAAGCGGCTGTGCCAGCAGGAGGCGGCCGACCGGGAGCGGCAGGAGGAGCTGCAGCGCCACCTGGAGGACGCCAACCGCGCGCGCCACCGGCTGGAGACGCAGCACCG GCTCAACCAGCAGCAGCTGTCGGAGCTGCGGGCCCAGGTGGAGGACCTGCAGAAGGCCCTGCAGGAGCAGGGGGGCAAGACTGAGGAC CCCATT TCCACCCTGCTgaagaggaagctggaggaaCATCT GCAGAAGCTGCACGAGGCGGACCTGGAGCTGCAGCGGAAGCGCGAATATATTGAGGAGCTGGAGCCCCCCGTGGACGGCAGCA CAGCCCAGCGCATCGAGGAGCTGCAGCACAGCCTGCAGAAGAAGGAGGCCGACTTGCGGGCCATGGAGGAGCGGTACCGCCGCTACGTGGACAAGGCGCGCACG GTCATACAGACCCTGGAACCCAAGCAGCGGCCACCAGGGGGTGCGCCCCCAGAACTCTACTCCCTGAGGACACAGCTCTGGGAGCGGGACGTCCGCATCCGGCACCTGGAG ATGGACTTTGAGAAGAGCCGAAGTCAGCGGGAACAGGAGGAAAAGCTGCTCATCAGCGCCTGGTATAACATG ggcaTGGCCCTGCAGCAGCGCACTGGCGAAGAACGGTCTCCCGCGCATGCCCAGTCCTTCCTGGCACAGCAGCGACTGGCCACCAATGCTCGCCGTGGACCCCTGGGACGCCTAGCATCCCTAAACATGCGCCCCTCTGACAAACACTGA
- the HOOK2 gene encoding protein Hook homolog 2 isoform X7 gives MTLEESVQQVVMEAIQELMTKDTPDSLSSETYGNFDSQSRRYYFLSEEADEGDELRQRCLDLERQLVLLSEEKQNLAQENAVLRERVGRPEGEGATGLTAKKLLLLQSQLEQLQEENFRLESGREDERLRCAELEREVTELQQRNQALTSLAQEAQALKDEIDELRQSSERAGQLEATLNSCRRRLGELRELRRQVRQLEERNAGHAERTRQLEDELRRAGSLRAQLEAQRRQVQELQGQRQEEALKTEKWQFECRNLEEKYESVTKEKERLLAERDSLREANEELRCAQLQPRGLTQADPSLDPTSSAVENLAAEILPAELRETLLRLQLENKRLCQQEAADRERQEELQRHLEDANRARHRLETQHRLNQQQLSELRAQVEDLQKALQEQGGKTEDPISTLLKRKLEEHLQKLHEADLELQRKREYIEELEPPVDGSTAQRIEELQHSLQKKEADLRAMEERYRRYVDKARTVIQTLEPKQRPPGGAPPELYSLRTQLWERDVRIRHLEMDFEKSRSQREQEEKLLISAWYNMGMALQQRTGEERSPAHAQSFLAQQRLATNARRGPLGRLASLNMRPSDKH, from the exons ATGACCCTGGAGGAGTCAGTTCAGCAAGTGGTGATGGAAGCCATccaggag ctcATGACCAAAGACACCCCTGACTCCCTGTCATCGGAGACCTATGGGAACTTTGATAGCCAG TCCCGAAGGTACTACTTCCTGAGTGAGGAGGCTGATGAGGGGGATGAGCTGCGGCAGCGCTGTCTGGACCTGGAGCGGCAG CTAGTGCTCCTGTCAGAGGAGAAGCAGAACCTGGCGCAGGAGAACGCGGTGCTGCGCGAGCGGGTGGGCCGGCCCGAGGGTGAAGGCGCCACCGGCCTCACTGCCAAGAAGCTGCTGCTGCTACAATCCCAGCTGGAGCAGTTGCAAGAGGAGAACTTCAG GCTGGAGAGCGGCAGGGAGGACGAGCGCCTGCGTTGTGCTGAGCTCGAGCGGGAGGTCACCGAGCTGCAACAGCGAAATCAGGCGCTGACCAGCCTGGCTCAGGAGGCTCAGGCCCTGAAGGATGAGATAGATGAGCTGCG GCAGTCCTCGGAGCGCGCGGGGCAGCTGGAGGCCACGCTGAACAGCTGCCGGCGCCGCCTGGGCGAGCTGCGGGAGCTGCGGCGGCAGGTGCGGCAGCTGGAGGAGCGCAACGCCGGCCACGCCGAGCGCACGCGGCAGCTGGAGGACGAGCTGCGCCGGGCCGGCTCGCTGCGCGCCCAGCTCGAGGCGCAGCGGCGGCAG GTTCAGGAACTGCAGGGCCAGCGGCAGGAGGAGGCCTTGAAGACCGAGAAATGGCAATTCGAGTGCCGCAATCTGGAGGAAAAATATGAGTCGGTGACAAAGGAGAAGGAG CGGCTGTTGGCAGAGCGGGACTCCCTGCGCGAGGCCAACGAGGAGCTGCGCTGCGCCCAGCTGCAGCCGCGGGGGCTGACCCAGGCCG ACCCCTCACTGGATCCCACCTCATCAGCTGTGGAAAATTTAGCAGCGGAGATCCTACCTGCGGAACTCAG GGAGACGCTCCTGCGGCTTCAGCTGGAGAACAAGCGGCTGTGCCAGCAGGAGGCGGCCGACCGGGAGCGGCAGGAGGAGCTGCAGCGCCACCTGGAGGACGCCAACCGCGCGCGCCACCGGCTGGAGACGCAGCACCG GCTCAACCAGCAGCAGCTGTCGGAGCTGCGGGCCCAGGTGGAGGACCTGCAGAAGGCCCTGCAGGAGCAGGGGGGCAAGACTGAGGAC CCCATT TCCACCCTGCTgaagaggaagctggaggaaCATCT GCAGAAGCTGCACGAGGCGGACCTGGAGCTGCAGCGGAAGCGCGAATATATTGAGGAGCTGGAGCCCCCCGTGGACGGCAGCA CAGCCCAGCGCATCGAGGAGCTGCAGCACAGCCTGCAGAAGAAGGAGGCCGACTTGCGGGCCATGGAGGAGCGGTACCGCCGCTACGTGGACAAGGCGCGCACG GTCATACAGACCCTGGAACCCAAGCAGCGGCCACCAGGGGGTGCGCCCCCAGAACTCTACTCCCTGAGGACACAGCTCTGGGAGCGGGACGTCCGCATCCGGCACCTGGAG ATGGACTTTGAGAAGAGCCGAAGTCAGCGGGAACAGGAGGAAAAGCTGCTCATCAGCGCCTGGTATAACATG ggcaTGGCCCTGCAGCAGCGCACTGGCGAAGAACGGTCTCCCGCGCATGCCCAGTCCTTCCTGGCACAGCAGCGACTGGCCACCAATGCTCGCCGTGGACCCCTGGGACGCCTAGCATCCCTAAACATGCGCCCCTCTGACAAACACTGA